Below is a window of Virgibacillus sp. NKC19-3 DNA.
TGTTTTGTACCGCTATGAACCAGCATCAAAGCAGCTAGAACAACTATATACACCGGTTGATGTGATTGAAAAGGTACATATCGCCAAATCAGGGGATATCTACATGCTGGGAAGAAGCAGTACCGTTCCATTAAACATTTTTCAAAGACACGGGAGGGAATGGAAGCAACTGACGAATAATCGTGTGCTTGGCTTGAATACCCAAGACATGGTCGAGCCTGATGTCGTTTCTTACCCATCTTTTGACGGCATGGAAATCGAATCACTGCTATTTAAGGCGAAACCGGAACATGATAACGGCTATACGATTTTTTGGCCTCACGGGGGACCACAAGCTTCCGAGCGAAAAATGTTCCGTTCGATGTTTCAGGCTTTTTTGAATCGGGGCTACACGATTTTTGCACCAAACTTTCGCGGGAGCACAGGTTATGGCTCTTCATTTGTAAAATTAGTGGAACAGGACTGGGGAGAAGGACCGAGATTGGATAATGTCGCCGGTATTCAGTGGTTGTTTGATCATAACATTACAGATCCAGAAAAGTTATTCCTTGTTGGAGGTAGCTATGGTGGCTATATGGCGCTTTTATTACATGGACGGCATCCGGAATATTTCAAAGCCGTTGTCGATATCTTCGGTCCATCTGATTTATTTACATTCGTCCATTCCGTCCCGCCCCACTGGAAGCCAATCATGGAGCGCTGGTTAGGAGATCCGGAGCGAGACAAAGCGCGTTTTATCAAAGACTCACCAGTAACCTATCTGGATAGCATGACAAAACCAATGCTCGTTATCCAAGGAGCCAAAGATCCACGTGTGGTCAAGGAGGAATCTGACCAAATCGTTGCCAAGCTGGAAGAAAAGGGGCGCGATGTGGAATATCTTGTGCTAGAAGATGAAGGACATGGCTTTTCGAAAAGGGAGAATGAGATTAAAGTGTATAGTCTGATGTTGGACTTTTTGGAGAAGCATCAGGGATGAATATGAGCAGAATGAGCGCAAGGATAATTATGTCCCTGCGCTCTGGCTCTGCTGTATAAAAATAGCACAACCTAATAGGGAATAGAAAAATCACAAACAACAACCCGTCCAAATTAGAAAAATCAGCGAACTGGAAAACACTTGATTTATTCCGGCAAACATCCCACCTAGAGCCATGCCGGAATAACGGAGAAAATTAAATAGGCCTAATGCTGCCCCTCTTTCTTCATCGTCTTTGTTACTAATTATCGTATACGTAATGATAATCAGCAATACGATCGAGATAGCGAAAAGAAACAGGAAAATTCCTTGATAATCAAAATGCTCTCCTAATACTCCGCTTAGTATTGGGGGAAGCGCTGGAGCAAGGATGAATAAAATCAGAGAGAACCCATCGCGCTTCCTCTTGCTTTTCCTTCAAAAAAGCGTGAAATCATATTTATTGCAACCAAAGAAATGATCCCAGCATCAATTGCTCGAACAATTCTAAGCACCTTTAGATAATAGTTATTTTTTTCGCTGTATAGTAAAATCGAAATAAAAGGAAAATTTTGATAGGCATTTCCCAGTTGAAGAGAATGAGAGGTGACTTGAACTGGATAGTTCATCAAGCCGATGCTTGTATAGAATATGTATAGAAATAAAATAGACGACTATTATTTATTGTCACGTATGGTTCACTTATACTCGTTGTTGTGTGTAAATAGATGATGAAATAATAAGGGGCGATTCCATGCTTAACGTATGTATCATTGATGATGAACCTTTGGCATTACAATATGCAGATTTTTTATTGCGTAAAATAGAAGGTGTGGATGTCACAGGTACCTATGTGAATACCAATGATGTTATCCATCACATCCAAAGCCAACACGTAGATGCTGTATTTTTGGATATACATATGCCTACTGTAAAAGGAACTGATTTGGCGGAATATCTGTTAAACATACGCCCTTCCTTACATATTGTATTTGTTACGGCTTATGATGAATATGCGGTCAAGGCTTTTGAATTAAATGCAGTGGATTATATCTTGAAGCCTGTCAAGCAGGAACGTCTGGAAGTAACCATACAACGGATAATGGAAAGAAAGAAGCAAGAACGGGAGAACACGCCCGATGCATCGGCCTTTGCCATTAAAAATTTAGGCATGTTACAAATCTATCAGGGTCATAAGCGGGTTGATGTGAAATGGCGTACATCAAAGGCGAAAGAGCTATTTGCCTATTTTATCCACCATCACCAACATACCATTCCCAAAAATGAATTAATCAACTTATTGTGGGATAACCTCCCTTGGGAAAAAGCCAATGCCCAATTATATACAGCCGTTTATCAAATTCGAAAAGTGATGCAACAGACAGGAGCTCCCATCACTATCGTTAGCCAGGGAGAATTTTACAATATTGATTTAGGTGATCATATCCAGATTCAATCACATGAATTTAAGCTTGCTGCACAGCATTTATTAAAAGATAACGTTGTACATAAGGAACCTTATTTTACGTTATTAGAATCGTATCAGGGAGCCTATTTAGCGGGGCTGGACTATCCATGGGCGATGAATGAGCGACAGATACTACACACACTATGGCTGGAACTCATCCATACATTAGCGGCGTATTTACATCATCATGAAGGGCCATCATCTTATGCTATTTCCAACTTGAAAGATATAACACGTTTTGATCCAGAAGCCGTAGAGATTATTGAGGGAACATGTAGGATGTAATTATTTCTTCAGATAAGAGTTGATATCAATGAAACGAGAACATATCCGAACGGGAATGTTTGTCATTCTCTGTATTATCAGTTTATCAGCTTTGCGACTGATTTGGGTGGGTTTATTTCAAGAAAATATAACCCCTGCCATTGAAGATGGAGAGCTGGATTTAAGCACATGGAAAATAGAAGATAGAAGGACAGTACTGCTGGATGGAGAGTGGGATTTTTACCCGTCTCAGTTTTTGATGCAAGAAGATGCATTATCTGCAGCAACACCGGAAACGATACAAGTTCCTCATGGTTGGAAGCATAACTTGGGTACTCCCTTTGGTTATGGGACGTACCGGCTGCAGATGAAGGTAGATCCGGATGATGATCGGAATTTTAAATTATACATACCAAATATCCGGACCTCTTCACAGATCTATGTCAATGGGCGAAGCGTAGCGGAAACGGGTCAGCCGGCAGAAACAGAAGCAGCATATACCGCGGATATCATGCCTAAAACCGTGACCTTTACGGCAGATGAAGATGGACATATCGATCTGGTGATTCAGGCAGCCAATTTTAAAGACAACAGGGATGGTGGTATTTATCTCTCACCACGATTCGGGACAGATGAAACGATTACAAGAGAAGTACAGCTCACGAACTATTCGCAAGTAGCTATTGCGGTTGTCCTGTTGATTCATGCCATTTACACGTTGATTATTTATTTTATAGGTGGACGGAATAGAAAGATTCTTTCTTTTTCATTGCTGACTTTCAGTTTGTTTTCAGGTTTTCTGTTCTATACAGGCGAGAAATTATTGCAGCAGTTTTTTAATATGAGCTATGATTTGGAATATTGGTTGATACATACCATTTACTTAATCATTTTTTATGCGTTGGTGCAATGTACGGACCATCAAAAACTGCCTTATTGGCATAAAATTTTCCCGTTTTTTAAATGGGGAATGGCTGCATTAGCTGTGGTTACCATCTTTTTATCCAT
It encodes the following:
- a CDS encoding S9 family peptidase — its product is MIPFPKPTVEQFFRTNVITDFAVSSDEKRLIFSSNLDGKVNLWAMDLPDTFAYLFAHHDESVSFIKCDPENRYVLAGYDKDGDENHQIYAIPHEGGIPQPLITGGAEEKYYFTHLSEDGKRIYYMTSEENPSFLNARMRHLESNADILLNEGEVSPTHLVAISDDEESFVYLRMFANTYITGFVKMGDTSYELTPDPNKVHVVGDAVFVDDQTIYFVTDYESEYSYVATFDLDTKEFEPVLTIEEESIESLKWDKENMVLYLVTEKGVEDVLYRYEPASKQLEQLYTPVDVIEKVHIAKSGDIYMLGRSSTVPLNIFQRHGREWKQLTNNRVLGLNTQDMVEPDVVSYPSFDGMEIESLLFKAKPEHDNGYTIFWPHGGPQASERKMFRSMFQAFLNRGYTIFAPNFRGSTGYGSSFVKLVEQDWGEGPRLDNVAGIQWLFDHNITDPEKLFLVGGSYGGYMALLLHGRHPEYFKAVVDIFGPSDLFTFVHSVPPHWKPIMERWLGDPERDKARFIKDSPVTYLDSMTKPMLVIQGAKDPRVVKEESDQIVAKLEEKGRDVEYLVLEDEGHGFSKRENEIKVYSLMLDFLEKHQG
- a CDS encoding response regulator — translated: MLNVCIIDDEPLALQYADFLLRKIEGVDVTGTYVNTNDVIHHIQSQHVDAVFLDIHMPTVKGTDLAEYLLNIRPSLHIVFVTAYDEYAVKAFELNAVDYILKPVKQERLEVTIQRIMERKKQERENTPDASAFAIKNLGMLQIYQGHKRVDVKWRTSKAKELFAYFIHHHQHTIPKNELINLLWDNLPWEKANAQLYTAVYQIRKVMQQTGAPITIVSQGEFYNIDLGDHIQIQSHEFKLAAQHLLKDNVVHKEPYFTLLESYQGAYLAGLDYPWAMNERQILHTLWLELIHTLAAYLHHHEGPSSYAISNLKDITRFDPEAVEIIEGTCRM